Proteins from a genomic interval of Yoonia sp. GPGPB17:
- the leuS gene encoding leucine--tRNA ligase, whose protein sequence is MTTYTPATIEAKWQDAWAEAQTFKAERSADKPKYYVLEMFPYPSGRIHMGHVRNYTMGDVIARYKLATGHNILHPMGWDAFGMPAENAAMASGGHPKDWTYSNIADMKAQMKPLGLSIDWSREFATCDPDYYGQQQALFIDFLSKGLIYRKKAVVNWDPVDMTVLANEQVIDGKGWRSGAEVERRELVQWFFKISDYSEELLSAIDGLDNWPAKVKLMQANWIGKSRGLQFAFQRTDGGEIEVYTTRPDTLLGASFVGVSPDHSLAKELEAKDEAVAAFCAECRKGGTTAEAIEKADKLGHDTGLRVKHPLEGQPDLPVYIANFILMDYGTGAIFGCPAHDQRDLDFARKYGLPVISTYAPLKDEGIVMPEDGGDAYVPPKSEPVIYIRGFAGETEQTGDAGIATAIAFCEKHAIGEGVTKFRLRDWGLSRQRYWGCPIPVVHCDDCGVVPEKKENLPVELPYDVSFDVPGNPLDRHPTWRDCVCPSCDKPAKRETDTMDTFVDSSWYFARFTAPDADTPTKMEDAAYWMNVDQYIGGIEHAILHLLYSRFFARAMQMTGHLPQGTEEPFNALFTQGMVTHEIYVTRDERDRPVYHLPEDIEWTESGARLGATGQDVDVIPSAKMSKSKKNVVDPDNILAKYGADTARWFVLSDSPPERDVEWTASGAEATYKHLNRVHRVVTEIAAMDEGTGAGDEDLLRAMHKAIHDVTMGVETFGFNAAIAKLYAFTNVLAKSKAGGAAKRQAARILAQLMSPMTPHLSEEIWSMLGGEGLIANASWPVADEAMLVEDTVTMPIQINGKRRAEIQVAADASKDAVEEMAMALEVVQNALDGGAPKKLIVVPGRIVNIVI, encoded by the coding sequence ATGACGACTTACACCCCCGCCACGATCGAGGCGAAATGGCAGGATGCCTGGGCCGAGGCCCAGACCTTTAAGGCTGAGCGCAGCGCGGATAAGCCCAAGTACTATGTGCTTGAGATGTTCCCCTATCCGTCAGGCCGCATCCACATGGGTCACGTGCGCAACTACACCATGGGCGATGTGATTGCGCGCTATAAGCTGGCGACCGGGCATAACATCTTGCACCCGATGGGTTGGGATGCTTTTGGGATGCCCGCCGAGAATGCGGCGATGGCATCGGGCGGCCACCCGAAGGATTGGACCTACAGCAACATCGCCGACATGAAGGCGCAAATGAAGCCGCTGGGCCTGTCGATTGATTGGTCGCGAGAGTTTGCGACCTGCGATCCGGACTATTACGGCCAGCAGCAGGCCCTGTTCATCGACTTCCTGTCTAAGGGCCTGATTTACCGTAAGAAAGCCGTGGTGAACTGGGACCCGGTCGATATGACCGTGCTGGCCAATGAACAGGTCATCGACGGCAAGGGCTGGCGCTCTGGTGCCGAAGTTGAGCGGCGTGAGTTGGTGCAGTGGTTCTTTAAGATCAGCGATTACTCCGAAGAGCTGTTGAGCGCCATCGACGGGCTGGATAACTGGCCCGCCAAAGTGAAACTGATGCAGGCGAACTGGATCGGTAAATCGCGCGGCTTGCAGTTCGCCTTCCAGCGCACCGATGGTGGTGAGATCGAGGTTTATACGACCCGACCGGATACGCTGCTGGGGGCGTCCTTTGTGGGCGTTTCTCCAGATCACTCGCTGGCAAAAGAGTTGGAAGCGAAAGACGAAGCTGTTGCCGCGTTCTGTGCAGAATGCCGCAAAGGTGGCACGACTGCTGAGGCGATTGAGAAGGCCGATAAGTTGGGCCATGACACCGGCCTGCGCGTAAAGCATCCGCTGGAGGGTCAACCGGACCTGCCCGTCTACATCGCAAACTTCATTCTGATGGACTACGGCACTGGCGCGATTTTTGGCTGTCCGGCCCATGACCAGCGCGACCTTGATTTCGCGCGTAAATACGGCCTGCCTGTGATCAGCACCTATGCGCCTTTGAAGGACGAAGGCATAGTGATGCCCGAAGATGGCGGCGATGCTTATGTCCCGCCAAAGTCAGAACCCGTCATCTATATCCGCGGTTTCGCTGGCGAGACCGAGCAAACCGGCGACGCGGGCATTGCCACAGCGATTGCCTTTTGTGAGAAGCATGCCATCGGCGAAGGTGTGACCAAGTTCCGCCTGCGCGATTGGGGGTTGAGCCGCCAGCGCTATTGGGGTTGCCCGATCCCCGTTGTTCATTGCGATGACTGCGGCGTGGTGCCTGAGAAGAAAGAGAACCTGCCGGTTGAGCTGCCCTATGACGTCAGCTTTGACGTGCCTGGCAATCCGCTAGACCGTCACCCGACTTGGCGCGACTGCGTTTGTCCATCCTGCGATAAGCCCGCAAAGCGCGAAACGGACACGATGGACACGTTTGTGGATTCGTCGTGGTACTTTGCACGCTTCACCGCGCCTGACGCGGACACGCCGACGAAGATGGAAGATGCCGCCTATTGGATGAACGTCGACCAGTACATCGGTGGCATTGAGCATGCGATTTTGCACCTGCTCTACAGCCGCTTTTTTGCCCGCGCGATGCAAATGACCGGCCACCTGCCGCAAGGCACCGAAGAACCGTTTAATGCGCTGTTTACGCAAGGCATGGTGACGCATGAGATCTATGTGACACGCGATGAAAGGGACCGCCCGGTCTATCATCTGCCCGAGGATATCGAGTGGACCGAGAGTGGTGCACGCTTAGGTGCGACCGGGCAGGATGTTGATGTGATCCCATCTGCGAAGATGTCGAAGTCCAAGAAGAATGTCGTCGACCCGGACAACATTCTGGCCAAATACGGTGCCGACACGGCCCGCTGGTTCGTACTGTCTGACAGCCCGCCCGAGCGTGACGTGGAGTGGACCGCCTCGGGCGCCGAGGCGACCTACAAGCACCTGAACCGCGTCCATCGTGTTGTGACCGAGATTGCGGCAATGGATGAAGGCACGGGTGCGGGTGACGAAGACCTGCTGCGTGCCATGCATAAGGCAATCCATGACGTGACTATGGGGGTGGAGACGTTTGGTTTTAATGCAGCAATTGCAAAGCTTTATGCTTTCACCAACGTATTGGCAAAGTCAAAGGCGGGTGGTGCCGCCAAACGTCAGGCGGCCCGGATTCTGGCCCAGTTAATGTCGCCGATGACCCCACATTTGTCAGAAGAGATCTGGTCGATGCTGGGGGGTGAAGGTCTGATCGCGAATGCGTCCTGGCCGGTCGCGGATGAGGCAATGCTGGTGGAAGACACGGTCACCATGCCGATCCAGATCAACGGCAAACGCCGTGCGGAAATTCAAGTGGCTGCCGATGCCTCGAAAGATGCTGTCGAAGAGATGGCAATGGCATTGGAGGTCGTGCAGAATGCCCTTGACGGCGGGGCCCCCAAGAAGCTGATCGTTGTCCCAGGACGGATTGTAAACATTGTCATCTAA
- the lptE gene encoding LPS assembly lipoprotein LptE: MSSKPIPRRVLLIGLMGLASCGFVPIYGADNGFRGQVDFLTDESIAGFRLRERLEDRLGRSVAPRFTLKTTLRSSQRAAAISSEGDTSRFNIIGTAEWSLVSLETAAVLDSGKVEAFTSYSATGSTIATQATRDDAEARLSVILADLIVSRILVLDTEQDQ; the protein is encoded by the coding sequence TTGTCATCTAAGCCCATCCCCCGCCGCGTCCTTCTCATCGGATTGATGGGGCTGGCGAGTTGCGGCTTTGTGCCGATTTACGGCGCTGACAACGGGTTCAGAGGGCAGGTCGATTTTTTAACAGACGAGAGCATCGCGGGCTTTCGGCTACGCGAACGGCTGGAAGATCGACTTGGCCGCAGTGTTGCGCCGCGGTTCACGCTCAAGACGACACTCCGGTCTTCGCAAAGGGCTGCGGCGATTTCCTCAGAAGGTGATACATCACGCTTTAACATCATCGGGACGGCAGAGTGGTCGCTGGTTTCGCTTGAAACCGCGGCAGTCTTGGACAGCGGCAAGGTTGAAGCCTTTACCAGCTATTCGGCCACCGGCTCGACTATTGCGACGCAGGCGACACGGGACGATGCCGAGGCGCGGTTGTCGGTCATATTGGCAGATCTGATTGTCAGCCGTATCCTTGTTCTGGACACTGAGCAGGACCAATGA
- the holA gene encoding DNA polymerase III subunit delta, which translates to MKLTGAAANTYFRQPDPSHAALLIFGADPMRVADKRQQVINALVGPQGEEEMRLTRISTADLRKDPALLDDAIKAQGFFPGHRVAFVEDATDGMSKVLAAALADWQAGDAQVVITAGQLTAKSALRKVVEGHKNAVAIGLYDDPPTVADVEQALRDVGVDLPERDVMDTLMSLANSLEPGDFRQTIEKVSLYKRGDDTALSIADVTANAPQSAEVDIDDVLEVVTTGQADRLGPLLRNLYAQGVTPVALSIGAMRHFRRLHAVASDPGGAAAGVGRLRPPVFGPRRDKMVRQANHWGRDRVEKALTALTDVDLQLRSANTAPPNALMERVLIRLAMLARR; encoded by the coding sequence ATGAAACTAACCGGTGCTGCGGCCAACACTTATTTCCGCCAACCGGACCCGTCGCATGCGGCGCTCTTGATCTTTGGTGCCGATCCGATGCGCGTTGCTGATAAACGTCAGCAGGTGATCAATGCATTGGTCGGCCCACAGGGCGAAGAAGAGATGCGGCTGACCCGGATCAGCACCGCTGATTTGCGCAAGGACCCAGCCTTGCTGGACGATGCGATCAAGGCGCAAGGGTTCTTTCCAGGTCACCGGGTGGCCTTTGTCGAAGATGCCACCGATGGGATGTCGAAGGTGTTGGCTGCGGCCTTGGCCGATTGGCAGGCAGGCGACGCACAGGTCGTGATTACCGCTGGTCAGTTGACCGCGAAATCAGCGCTGCGCAAGGTGGTTGAGGGGCACAAAAATGCCGTCGCAATTGGCCTATATGATGACCCGCCGACTGTTGCCGATGTGGAGCAGGCACTCAGGGACGTTGGCGTGGATTTGCCCGAACGGGATGTGATGGACACATTGATGTCGCTGGCCAACAGCTTAGAGCCCGGCGACTTCAGACAGACAATCGAGAAAGTCAGCCTTTACAAACGCGGCGATGATACTGCCCTAAGCATCGCAGATGTGACCGCAAACGCCCCACAATCGGCCGAGGTCGATATTGATGACGTGCTTGAGGTTGTCACAACGGGGCAGGCGGATCGGCTTGGGCCACTTCTGCGGAACCTCTACGCACAAGGGGTAACGCCTGTCGCGCTAAGCATCGGAGCAATGCGCCACTTCCGCAGGCTGCATGCGGTGGCAAGTGATCCGGGCGGTGCGGCTGCTGGGGTTGGTCGTTTGCGTCCGCCCGTCTTTGGTCCACGTCGCGACAAGATGGTGCGACAGGCCAATCATTGGGGCCGTGACCGGGTTGAGAAGGCGCTCACCGCGTTGACGGATGTCGACCTACAGTTGCGTTCTGCAAATACAGCGCCGCCCAATGCATTGATGGAGCGCGTTCTGATCCGGCTTGCAATGCTGGCGCGTCGATGA
- a CDS encoding TIGR03862 family flavoprotein: MTDAVVIGAGPAGLMAAEVLGQAGLSVTVAEAMPSVGRKFLMAGKSGLNITKAEPSAAFLAAYGSQLPAALQKALDEFGPDQVINWAEGLGQSVFTGSTGRVFPTVMKASPLLRAWLARLSDLGVRLETRWRWNGWQGNNLIFETPLGLQRIQSKTTILATGGASWRRLGANGQWAVHLAQDVTPFQLTNMGFVVDWSDHMKPYLGTPVKSVALTARDQRSRGEFIISEQGIEGGGIYMVSRAMRDGATLTIDLKPDWSHDRVRSALSRSRGKSSLSNHLRKMLKFTPVQTALLSEFGRPLPDDLAPLIKALPITHLGPRPIDEAISTACSGMRFDALTDSLMIKHRPGVFCAGEMLDWEAPTGGYLITGCLATGALAGASAAAFIG; this comes from the coding sequence GTGACAGACGCCGTCGTCATTGGCGCAGGCCCCGCTGGCCTGATGGCGGCTGAGGTCTTGGGGCAGGCTGGTCTGTCGGTTACGGTGGCAGAGGCGATGCCCTCGGTGGGGCGCAAGTTTCTGATGGCCGGAAAATCTGGGCTGAACATCACCAAAGCTGAACCAAGTGCCGCTTTTCTTGCCGCCTACGGCAGCCAGTTGCCCGCTGCTTTGCAAAAAGCGCTTGATGAGTTCGGCCCCGATCAGGTGATCAATTGGGCAGAAGGGTTGGGACAATCCGTTTTCACCGGATCAACCGGACGGGTCTTTCCAACGGTAATGAAGGCGTCACCCCTACTACGCGCATGGCTGGCGCGTCTGAGTGATCTTGGTGTGCGTCTGGAAACCCGCTGGCGGTGGAACGGATGGCAGGGCAACAACCTGATTTTTGAAACCCCCTTAGGCCTGCAAAGGATACAATCGAAAACCACCATCCTTGCAACAGGGGGCGCAAGCTGGAGGCGCCTGGGCGCAAATGGCCAATGGGCCGTACATCTGGCACAGGATGTTACACCGTTTCAGCTTACCAACATGGGATTTGTTGTCGATTGGTCGGACCACATGAAACCATACCTTGGGACACCTGTGAAATCGGTTGCGCTGACCGCCAGAGATCAGAGATCACGCGGCGAATTCATCATCTCCGAGCAGGGAATCGAAGGAGGTGGGATCTATATGGTCTCACGTGCCATGCGTGATGGGGCGACGTTGACCATTGATCTGAAACCGGACTGGTCGCACGATCGGGTACGCTCTGCTTTAAGCAGATCACGTGGTAAGAGCAGCCTGTCAAACCACTTGCGCAAGATGCTGAAATTCACACCAGTACAAACCGCATTGCTGTCAGAATTCGGGCGACCATTGCCTGATGATCTGGCACCGTTGATCAAGGCGCTGCCGATCACACATCTAGGACCGCGACCGATCGATGAAGCGATTTCGACCGCTTGCAGCGGTATGCGGTTTGATGCACTGACCGATAGCCTGATGATCAAACATAGACCGGGCGTGTTTTGCGCAGGCGAGATGCTGGATTGGGAAGCCCCAACCGGCGGTTATCTGATCACGGGGTGCCTTGCGACCGGGGCACTGGCAGGTGCGAGCGCCGCCGCTTTCATTGGGTGA
- a CDS encoding mechanosensitive ion channel family protein, with protein sequence MEPTTLMDQARDAFDQALVLAQDWLLSPAAWSQFALLIGAYLLARLVNRIVTPRLTALLTPDAANQSILAKARHFILIFLPLLLPLLAYGFTAIGEAVTRSLFGSGAVIAFGKRVFLFLAARALAKHIITDPFLRTLAKYVLVPAAALYAVGFLDEIVAALDAAQVNLGNISFSALAIVRGIVAGSILFWLGQWSNSQSSSYIEQQPMRPAIRQLAIKSSEFAIFAIAFLILMNIMGISLSSLAIIGGAVGVGLGFGLQKIASNFISGVILMVEGQATVGDYVELDGGEAGTIIKMTARATILETFDGRWIVVPNEDFITTRVVNYSDSGSANRLEVPFSVSYDTDINQVPAIIEAAVSKHPGVLQEPEGPDCELRGFGDSGIDFGVEFWVEGIDDGKNKYASDVLFLIWNALKENDIEIPYPHRVVEFKGQMPT encoded by the coding sequence ATGGAACCAACGACATTGATGGATCAGGCGCGCGACGCCTTTGATCAGGCCTTGGTACTGGCGCAGGATTGGCTTTTGTCGCCCGCGGCATGGTCGCAGTTTGCGCTGCTGATCGGGGCCTATCTGCTGGCGCGTCTGGTCAATCGGATCGTTACACCACGTCTCACCGCTTTGCTGACACCGGATGCGGCCAATCAGTCTATTCTGGCAAAGGCACGCCATTTCATTCTGATTTTTCTCCCGCTCCTTTTGCCGCTATTGGCCTATGGTTTCACCGCCATCGGCGAAGCTGTCACAAGATCACTCTTCGGGTCCGGCGCCGTCATCGCCTTTGGCAAACGGGTTTTCCTGTTTTTGGCCGCTCGCGCCTTGGCCAAGCACATCATCACCGATCCCTTCCTACGGACACTTGCAAAATACGTTCTCGTCCCGGCGGCCGCACTCTACGCGGTGGGCTTTTTGGATGAGATCGTCGCGGCGCTCGATGCAGCCCAGGTTAACCTCGGCAACATCAGTTTCTCTGCTCTGGCAATTGTAAGGGGCATCGTTGCTGGCAGCATCCTGTTCTGGCTGGGCCAATGGTCCAACTCGCAGTCGTCGTCCTACATCGAACAACAGCCGATGCGGCCTGCGATTCGGCAGTTGGCCATAAAGTCATCCGAGTTCGCGATCTTCGCAATCGCCTTCCTGATCCTGATGAACATCATGGGCATCAGCCTCAGCTCGCTCGCGATCATTGGCGGTGCCGTTGGTGTGGGCCTTGGTTTTGGCTTGCAAAAGATCGCGTCGAACTTCATTTCGGGCGTGATCCTGATGGTCGAAGGGCAAGCTACCGTCGGCGACTATGTCGAACTGGATGGCGGCGAGGCAGGCACCATCATCAAGATGACCGCGCGTGCAACGATTCTTGAGACATTCGATGGACGGTGGATCGTGGTCCCGAACGAAGATTTCATCACGACACGGGTGGTCAATTATTCCGACTCGGGTTCTGCCAACCGTTTGGAAGTGCCGTTTTCGGTCAGCTATGACACCGATATCAACCAAGTCCCCGCGATCATCGAAGCGGCGGTGTCCAAGCACCCCGGTGTTTTGCAAGAACCTGAAGGCCCTGATTGCGAGTTGCGCGGCTTTGGCGATAGCGGCATTGATTTTGGTGTTGAGTTCTGGGTCGAAGGCATCGACGACGGCAAGAACAAATATGCCTCTGACGTGTTGTTCCTTATCTGGAACGCACTCAAGGAAAACGATATCGAAATCCCTTATCCGCATCGCGTGGTCGAATTCAAAGGGCAGATGCCCACGTGA
- a CDS encoding enoyl-CoA hydratase/isomerase family protein, giving the protein MIRCDKDGDTWTVTIDRPDKAGALTREMLTELADIAEAAQSAKLFILSGTGGVFSAGADLDAARAGLATDPVWERLSTAIANLPGLTIAALNGTVAGGAFGMVLACDLRIAVAKAKFFYPVMKLGFLPQPSDPPRLVTLVGPARAKLILMAGQKITADQAYGWGLVNQIVDGDALRRTALALGADVLSAAPDHIAGIKGMTA; this is encoded by the coding sequence ATGATCCGTTGCGACAAGGACGGGGATACATGGACCGTCACGATTGACCGACCCGACAAGGCCGGGGCACTCACGCGTGAAATGCTGACCGAATTGGCCGACATTGCCGAGGCCGCACAATCAGCAAAACTCTTTATCCTGTCGGGCACCGGCGGCGTCTTCAGCGCAGGCGCTGATCTGGACGCCGCGCGCGCAGGCCTTGCTACAGATCCTGTCTGGGAAAGGCTTTCGACCGCGATTGCCAATCTACCAGGACTGACAATTGCGGCCCTGAACGGCACTGTCGCAGGCGGCGCGTTCGGCATGGTGCTGGCCTGCGATTTGCGCATCGCGGTTGCAAAAGCCAAGTTCTTCTACCCGGTGATGAAGCTAGGCTTTCTGCCGCAACCGTCCGACCCACCGCGTCTTGTCACGCTGGTGGGCCCAGCGCGCGCGAAACTGATCTTGATGGCAGGCCAGAAAATCACCGCTGATCAAGCTTATGGCTGGGGCCTGGTTAATCAGATCGTTGACGGCGATGCATTGCGTCGCACGGCCCTTGCACTGGGTGCCGATGTGCTGTCCGCCGCACCTGACCATATTGCGGGCATTAAGGGCATGACGGCTTAG
- a CDS encoding SDR family oxidoreductase, producing MAVKNINLVGKTVLITGASRGIGEATAYAFAEVGANVALVARSTDHIAEIAGKIGEKALAIPCDVSRYAEVASAVEATAQTFGGLDVLVNNAGIVDPIGHLQDTDPEAWSRTIDINLKGVMHGLHAVMPGMIAQGHGTIINISSGAAHGPVEGWTAYCSSKAAVYMLTRAADKESRDKGLRIMGLSPGTVATQMQREIKASGINPVSQLDWSVHIPPEWPAQALLWMCTPEADDYLGEDISLREDDIRKKVGLT from the coding sequence ATGGCCGTGAAAAACATCAATTTAGTCGGGAAAACCGTACTTATCACCGGGGCCAGCCGCGGGATTGGAGAGGCCACCGCCTATGCTTTTGCCGAAGTTGGCGCAAATGTTGCCCTTGTTGCACGCAGCACAGACCATATTGCTGAAATCGCAGGGAAAATCGGTGAGAAGGCACTTGCGATTCCCTGCGATGTCTCGCGCTACGCCGAGGTCGCATCAGCGGTTGAGGCGACTGCGCAGACCTTTGGCGGCTTGGATGTGCTGGTCAACAACGCGGGCATTGTTGATCCCATCGGCCACTTGCAAGACACCGATCCAGAGGCATGGTCACGTACAATCGACATCAACCTCAAAGGCGTAATGCATGGGTTGCATGCCGTGATGCCGGGGATGATTGCGCAGGGGCACGGCACAATTATCAACATTTCATCGGGGGCAGCGCATGGCCCGGTAGAGGGGTGGACGGCCTACTGCAGCTCGAAAGCGGCCGTTTATATGCTGACTCGCGCGGCAGATAAGGAATCGCGCGACAAAGGTCTGCGGATCATGGGCTTGTCCCCCGGCACCGTCGCCACCCAGATGCAACGCGAAATTAAGGCCTCTGGCATCAACCCGGTCAGCCAGCTTGACTGGTCGGTACATATCCCACCGGAATGGCCAGCACAGGCGCTTTTGTGGATGTGTACCCCCGAAGCAGACGACTATCTGGGCGAAGACATCAGCTTGCGCGAAGATGACATTCGCAAAAAGGTCGGCCTTACATGA
- a CDS encoding DUF2125 domain-containing protein, with translation MIYSTGMRSAVCIAALIAGSAANADVTAAQVWEDWKAQLAIYGEDNLTIGAEETSSGTVTVRDLGLRVSDDDVTAEMTMEAITFNEQSDGSVRVTMDESYPMVVTGDDGVVITINVSQQNMEMIVSGDPDAMDYEVTADQYMIALEDVVDGDVTFTGDAEIAMNDVDLTYQTTVSDLRNISYGGTIASVDVLVDFQIPGGGGEYVTGGGKMVGLTTQAEMAVPLDANFEDPDSLVNDGFAMAGGYTIDSADYIFDVNADGDQASGSISMGASMLTGEMNSDTVGYTSKTDDIALNFVSGDLPLPVELSLAQYGINFLMPMGAADEASDFAIGFDLIDLNISDAIWNMFDGGSVLPRDPATIQLAVSGKAKALFDMFDPSQQDAINDAEMPYELESVSIDTLNINAAGAMVTGDGAFTFDSSDMQSFAPLPRPEGEASVEITGFNALLDNVVAMGLVPEQDVMGARMMMGMFARSTGDDKMETSVEVLPNGQVNVNGNRVR, from the coding sequence ATGATCTATTCAACTGGAATGCGCAGCGCTGTTTGCATCGCCGCACTAATCGCTGGCAGCGCAGCAAACGCCGATGTGACGGCCGCGCAAGTCTGGGAGGACTGGAAGGCGCAGTTGGCCATTTATGGCGAAGACAACCTGACGATTGGCGCAGAAGAGACCTCAAGCGGTACGGTCACAGTGCGTGATCTTGGTTTGCGCGTGTCAGACGACGACGTCACGGCTGAAATGACGATGGAGGCTATCACCTTTAACGAGCAGTCTGACGGTTCGGTGCGCGTGACGATGGATGAAAGCTATCCGATGGTCGTGACTGGCGACGATGGTGTGGTGATCACAATCAACGTCAGCCAGCAAAACATGGAAATGATTGTCAGCGGTGATCCTGATGCGATGGATTATGAGGTCACTGCCGATCAATATATGATTGCGCTTGAAGATGTCGTCGATGGTGATGTGACCTTCACAGGTGACGCAGAAATCGCAATGAATGATGTTGATCTGACATATCAGACCACGGTTAGTGACCTGCGCAATATCTCTTACGGTGGCACGATCGCATCCGTTGACGTGCTTGTTGATTTCCAGATTCCTGGCGGCGGTGGTGAATATGTGACTGGTGGTGGCAAGATGGTTGGCCTGACGACGCAGGCTGAGATGGCCGTGCCACTGGATGCAAACTTTGAAGACCCCGATAGTCTGGTGAACGACGGTTTCGCGATGGCGGGTGGGTATACGATCGACAGCGCGGACTATATCTTTGATGTGAACGCGGACGGCGATCAGGCCTCTGGTTCTATCAGCATGGGTGCATCCATGCTGACGGGTGAGATGAATAGCGACACCGTAGGCTATACCTCGAAAACAGACGATATCGCGCTGAATTTTGTCTCTGGCGATCTTCCTCTGCCGGTTGAACTGAGCCTGGCGCAATATGGCATCAACTTTCTGATGCCGATGGGTGCAGCGGATGAAGCGTCTGACTTTGCCATTGGTTTTGATCTGATCGATCTGAATATCAGTGATGCGATCTGGAATATGTTTGACGGAGGCAGTGTTTTGCCGCGCGATCCAGCCACGATCCAATTGGCAGTCAGCGGCAAAGCCAAGGCGCTGTTTGATATGTTCGATCCCTCACAGCAGGATGCGATCAACGATGCCGAGATGCCATATGAACTGGAATCAGTTTCCATTGATACCCTGAACATCAACGCAGCAGGCGCAATGGTCACGGGCGATGGCGCGTTCACCTTCGACAGCAGCGATATGCAGAGCTTTGCACCGCTGCCGCGCCCGGAAGGTGAAGCCTCGGTCGAGATTACAGGCTTTAATGCGTTGCTTGATAACGTCGTCGCTATGGGTCTGGTCCCAGAGCAGGACGTGATGGGTGCGCGTATGATGATGGGCATGTTTGCCCGTTCAACCGGTGACGACAAGATGGAGACATCAGTTGAAGTTCTGCCGAACGGACAAGTCAATGTGAACGGCAACCGCGTTCGCTAA
- a CDS encoding TldD/PmbA family protein: MTQSLSDLSDQILQAAKRAGADAADAIAVDGTSLSITVREGALEQAERSEGIDIGLRVFVGQRQACVSSSDTKPDTLTQMAERAVAMAKEAPEDPHAGLADAAQLTTNTATEALELFDPSEEPDPAALQEDATRSEAAALRNAGISQVQSASAGYGRRRIHLAASNGFSAGYARSDRGLSCVAISGTGTGMERDYDYDSRVFQADLRDAEEIGRIAAERAVERVGAKKPQTGAFPVLFDERVASSLIGSLLQATNGATIARGSSWLRDAVGERVLPKGLSVIENPHRARVTGSRLFDAEGLATSQRAIVDDGVLTGWTLDLATGRKLGMESTANAARGTTSPPTPSLTNVALTQGDQSRADLIKEMGTGLLVTSMIGSTINPNTGDYSRGAAGFWVENGEITYPVNECTVAGNLRDMLKTIVPANDGRMHLSRVVPSLLVAGLTLAGD; encoded by the coding sequence ATGACCCAATCTCTTTCCGACCTGTCTGATCAAATCTTGCAAGCGGCCAAACGCGCTGGCGCAGATGCCGCCGATGCGATTGCGGTGGACGGCACGTCACTGTCGATCACAGTGCGCGAGGGCGCTCTGGAACAGGCGGAGCGGTCTGAGGGTATCGACATTGGTTTGCGGGTCTTTGTCGGACAGCGGCAGGCCTGTGTATCGTCGTCCGACACCAAGCCCGATACGCTGACCCAAATGGCCGAACGTGCCGTTGCAATGGCCAAGGAAGCACCAGAAGATCCGCACGCAGGCTTGGCTGACGCAGCGCAGCTGACGACAAACACTGCCACTGAGGCGTTGGAGCTATTTGACCCAAGTGAAGAACCGGACCCGGCTGCCTTGCAAGAGGATGCGACCCGCTCCGAAGCGGCGGCATTGCGCAACGCAGGGATCAGTCAGGTCCAATCCGCCTCTGCGGGCTATGGCCGCCGCCGCATTCATCTGGCAGCGTCCAACGGGTTCTCAGCCGGATATGCGCGCAGTGACCGCGGTCTGTCTTGTGTTGCCATCAGTGGTACAGGCACAGGAATGGAACGTGACTATGACTATGATAGCCGCGTGTTTCAGGCCGATTTGCGCGATGCAGAGGAAATCGGGCGTATCGCGGCGGAACGTGCGGTTGAGCGTGTCGGTGCGAAGAAGCCGCAGACAGGTGCGTTTCCGGTTCTCTTTGACGAGCGTGTTGCCAGTTCGTTGATTGGCAGTTTGCTACAGGCCACCAATGGGGCAACGATTGCGCGTGGCTCCAGTTGGCTGCGCGATGCTGTGGGGGAACGGGTCCTGCCCAAAGGGCTGTCCGTCATCGAGAACCCCCATCGCGCCCGTGTTACGGGGTCGCGCCTGTTTGATGCAGAAGGATTGGCCACATCGCAGCGGGCTATTGTTGACGATGGCGTGTTAACAGGGTGGACACTGGATCTTGCGACAGGTCGCAAGCTGGGCATGGAAAGCACAGCAAACGCGGCGCGCGGTACCACTTCGCCACCCACCCCCAGCCTGACGAATGTGGCGCTGACCCAAGGCGATCAATCTCGCGCTGACCTGATCAAGGAAATGGGTACCGGGCTTCTTGTGACCTCGATGATCGGTTCGACCATCAACCCCAACACAGGCGACTATTCGCGTGGTGCTGCAGGCTTTTGGGTCGAGAACGGCGAAATTACTTACCCGGTGAACGAATGCACGGTTGCCGGGAACCTGCGCGATATGCTGAAGACGATTGTACCAGCCAACGACGGGCGCATGCATCTTTCGCGGGTTGTACCCTCTTTGCTGGTCGCGGGGCTCACCCTTGCCGGAGACTGA